A part of Paenarthrobacter sp. A20 genomic DNA contains:
- a CDS encoding SDR family NAD(P)-dependent oxidoreductase codes for MTPDTTAPPLRLAGKITVITGIASGQGRAAALLFAREGAIVVGCDLDLEGAEATVEAIRAMGGQADAARGVDLTSGASVLEWANFVLQYHGRVDVLYANAAATRFAALEDISYEDWTWNFRHEVDVVFLPVRHFWPLLSKAGQSAVVLVGSTAGVTGSVTNGRLAHTATKGSVVAMTKQLAAEGAPRGIRVNCVSPGMIRTPATEADLLAEDHPMRSIAAHIPLGRVGEAEEVAKCALFLASDDASYVTGTNLMVDGGWSAVLPG; via the coding sequence ATGACACCCGACACCACCGCACCGCCGCTCCGACTCGCAGGGAAGATAACGGTGATCACCGGTATCGCGTCAGGACAAGGCCGGGCGGCAGCCCTGTTGTTCGCCCGTGAGGGAGCAATCGTGGTGGGGTGCGATCTCGATCTCGAAGGGGCAGAGGCAACGGTGGAAGCCATCCGCGCCATGGGCGGTCAGGCGGATGCGGCTCGCGGTGTTGACCTGACCAGCGGGGCTTCCGTGCTCGAATGGGCGAATTTCGTGCTCCAATACCATGGCCGCGTAGATGTGCTGTACGCCAATGCTGCTGCCACTCGCTTCGCGGCGTTGGAGGACATCAGCTACGAGGACTGGACATGGAATTTCCGGCACGAGGTGGACGTCGTCTTCCTTCCCGTGCGGCACTTTTGGCCGCTGCTCAGCAAAGCCGGCCAATCCGCCGTCGTACTTGTCGGCTCGACGGCAGGAGTGACCGGCTCGGTCACCAACGGCCGGCTGGCACACACAGCAACCAAGGGTTCCGTGGTGGCTATGACCAAGCAACTTGCCGCAGAAGGGGCACCCCGGGGGATCCGCGTGAACTGCGTCAGCCCGGGCATGATCCGTACGCCAGCCACCGAAGCGGACCTCTTGGCCGAAGACCATCCCATGCGGAGCATTGCCGCCCACATTCCTCTCGGCCGGGTTGGTGAAGCGGAGGAGGTAGCAAAGTGCGCGCTGTTCCTCGCTTCCGATGACGCTTCCTACGTCACCGGCACCAACCTCATGGTCGACGGCGGCTGGTCGGCTGTTCTGCCCGGCTGA
- a CDS encoding SDR family NAD(P)-dependent oxidoreductase, translating to MTDRTVVVTGANGGQGLAEALMLVTAGATVIATDLTPEPSTALEAVVTKHLERIAYRPLDVTLPDAWTALSRFVRDGCGGLDGLVNNAGITRRSRLLEATPADLAAVSDVNVTGALLGMQACVPLMAPGASIVNVGSVAALTGHYPVAYTASKWALRGLTIAAATELGARGIRVNSVHPGFIETPMTAGANPAFRKATIAETPLGRTGTPEEVAAVVLFLLSPMAAFVTGVDLPVDGGQSSHGGAKSVSDALR from the coding sequence ATGACCGACCGGACCGTCGTGGTCACGGGTGCCAATGGCGGCCAGGGCCTGGCCGAAGCCCTGATGCTGGTCACGGCCGGGGCCACAGTCATCGCAACGGACCTGACCCCGGAACCGTCCACTGCCCTGGAGGCAGTGGTCACGAAGCACCTTGAGCGGATTGCCTATCGACCACTTGACGTCACGCTGCCCGACGCGTGGACGGCTCTGTCCCGTTTCGTCCGGGATGGATGCGGCGGCCTGGACGGCTTGGTCAACAACGCCGGGATCACCCGCCGCAGCCGCCTGCTTGAGGCAACCCCTGCCGACCTCGCTGCGGTCTCGGACGTGAACGTGACCGGTGCCCTTTTGGGGATGCAGGCCTGCGTCCCGCTGATGGCGCCGGGGGCTTCGATCGTCAATGTCGGCTCGGTGGCAGCCCTCACCGGCCACTACCCGGTGGCCTACACTGCCAGCAAGTGGGCGCTGCGAGGTCTCACCATCGCTGCCGCCACGGAGCTTGGAGCCCGGGGGATCAGGGTGAACTCCGTTCATCCGGGATTCATCGAGACACCCATGACCGCAGGTGCCAATCCCGCGTTCAGGAAAGCGACCATAGCCGAGACCCCACTCGGCCGCACGGGTACGCCCGAGGAAGTAGCCGCCGTCGTGCTTTTCCTCCTCAGTCCCATGGCCGCTTTCGTCACCGGCGTGGACCTTCCAGTAGACGGTGGGCAAAGCAGCCATGGAGGCGCCAAATCCGTGTCGGACGCCTTGCGCTGA
- a CDS encoding LysR family transcriptional regulator — protein sequence MKNLDLNLLPQLQVLLELRNVSRAAERLQLSQPATSAAMARLRRHFDDELLVRNGRTYDLTPFAQSLVPLVDEAMLHVQRATRIRSGFDAATSEREFVIAASDYAAALIVGPLRGILQQEAPHVVVDFVPTSGLRGDLAEYSRMDLLVGPTGYRMKGDSKQLFRDSFVAVADAGNPLLTLPALTLEDLVEVPHAVGYFGEGISTPADKLFESRGVRRRVAAVVAGFLSLPLLVEGTDLVALVPRMLASRAQRGASIEVLEFAEELEAALVEAMYWHPSQTEDPANVWLRSVVQRACSQLHEIFPVKAHPITVTAVSSN from the coding sequence ATGAAGAACCTGGACCTGAACCTGTTGCCCCAACTGCAGGTTCTGTTGGAACTGCGGAATGTGTCCCGGGCAGCGGAACGGCTCCAGCTCAGCCAGCCGGCTACCAGTGCGGCGATGGCCAGGCTCAGAAGGCATTTCGACGACGAACTGCTGGTTCGGAATGGCCGCACCTACGATCTCACTCCCTTCGCACAATCATTGGTCCCGCTGGTCGATGAAGCCATGCTTCACGTCCAGCGGGCCACACGCATTCGGTCAGGCTTCGATGCCGCTACGAGCGAAAGGGAGTTCGTCATTGCGGCGTCCGACTATGCGGCCGCGCTCATCGTGGGGCCCCTGCGCGGAATCCTGCAACAGGAGGCACCGCACGTGGTGGTGGACTTCGTACCCACCTCGGGCCTGCGGGGCGATCTCGCTGAGTACTCACGCATGGACCTGCTGGTGGGCCCCACCGGGTACCGCATGAAGGGTGATTCCAAGCAGCTGTTCCGTGACAGCTTCGTGGCTGTGGCCGACGCGGGAAATCCACTCCTGACCTTGCCCGCGCTGACGTTGGAGGACCTTGTTGAAGTTCCCCACGCCGTCGGGTATTTCGGTGAGGGCATCAGCACGCCGGCGGACAAATTGTTCGAGTCCCGGGGTGTCCGACGCCGGGTGGCGGCCGTGGTGGCGGGCTTCCTGTCACTGCCGTTGTTGGTTGAAGGCACGGATCTGGTGGCCTTGGTACCGCGCATGCTGGCCTCCAGGGCGCAGCGCGGGGCATCCATTGAGGTTCTCGAGTTCGCCGAGGAGTTGGAGGCCGCCCTGGTGGAGGCGATGTATTGGCATCCCTCGCAGACGGAGGACCCTGCAAACGTCTGGCTCCGCTCTGTGGTGCAGCGCGCTTGTTCCCAGCTTCATGAAATCTTTCCGGTGAAGGCACATCCGATCACGGTCACGGCAGTTTCCAGTAACTGA